From Pseudoalteromonas rubra, one genomic window encodes:
- a CDS encoding substrate-binding periplasmic protein has product MYWFALIWALFTPFVAGCELIVRFENYAAQSRLDTKLKWHGLDVDFAMALLDEAGCDYQFINVPWGRALKMLAEGELDMMLSVTRTPEREQFAYFIGPQRMETIVFAMNYLRPYPVQTLSDLFKLPVPVAIQKGAFYGHVFNELLLREQTKDESQRFIYVADNQRKLSLLKHGRIAGFLEEKFNVLYQSQHNPDFAHITMSSLVVNREPVYYALSRQSVSVQDLRQLASAFERLQHSGRLARILAKYGLD; this is encoded by the coding sequence TTGTACTGGTTCGCTCTAATCTGGGCGCTGTTTACGCCGTTCGTGGCCGGGTGTGAGCTGATTGTCCGGTTTGAAAATTACGCAGCACAATCGCGTTTAGACACCAAGTTGAAGTGGCATGGTCTGGATGTGGATTTTGCCATGGCACTGCTTGATGAGGCTGGCTGCGATTATCAGTTCATTAATGTGCCCTGGGGTCGGGCGTTGAAAATGCTGGCTGAAGGTGAGCTTGATATGATGCTCAGTGTCACTCGTACACCCGAGCGGGAGCAGTTTGCCTATTTTATTGGCCCGCAAAGAATGGAAACCATTGTGTTTGCAATGAATTATTTACGCCCTTACCCAGTGCAAACACTGTCCGATCTGTTTAAGCTCCCGGTGCCCGTTGCCATTCAGAAGGGAGCATTTTATGGTCATGTATTTAACGAGTTACTGTTGCGAGAACAGACAAAAGACGAGTCGCAACGCTTTATTTATGTGGCCGATAATCAACGCAAACTCAGCTTACTTAAACATGGCAGGATCGCGGGCTTTCTGGAAGAAAAATTCAACGTCCTGTATCAGTCGCAACATAACCCCGACTTTGCACACATCACGATGAGTTCGCTGGTGGTTAACCGAGAGCCCGTCTATTACGCGCTGAGCAGGCAGTCGGTCTCGGTTCAGGACTTACGGCAGCTGGCAAGTGCATTTGAACGACTACAACACTCAGGTCGGCTAGCGCGGATCCTGGCAAAGTATGGATTAGACTAA
- a CDS encoding MFS transporter has translation MSKQSLNSLEKRAAISLASVFAFRMLGLFMLMPVLAIYGQSLTDVSPLWIGLAIGAYGLTQALLQIPMGWLSDKFGRKPIIVAGLIMFAIGSVIAALAESIYWVTAGRALQGMGAIASALLALASDLSRDEQRPKVMAVIGMCIGMSFAVAMLLGPMVAAAFGIAGIFWLTAALALLGIGIVLFIVPGAVNRAPKGDTVASMADIRKLVRHPQLVRLDLGVLLLHLTLTTLFVALPGQLIADGLAAQDHWQLYIPVLLLAFVLMAPLMIVAIRKQKEKQVFLASIVLLVVSTLALIPAANSLIGIAVAMTVYFIAFNFLEATMPALVSRIAPATQKGSAMGVFSSSQFFGAFAGGVMGGYLAQHFNPQTVFAAAAAIGVIWLFIAWRMQIPVRSKTLSFVTEVDEPEKADALADQLVALPGVIEATVVSEENRTYLKVNDKEFDLNQAKQALGLR, from the coding sequence ATGTCGAAACAATCACTTAACTCTCTTGAAAAACGTGCAGCCATTTCATTGGCAAGTGTCTTTGCCTTTCGGATGCTGGGGCTGTTTATGTTGATGCCTGTGCTGGCAATCTACGGTCAGTCGCTCACCGATGTGTCGCCACTGTGGATTGGCCTGGCAATTGGAGCTTACGGGCTGACACAGGCGCTGCTGCAAATACCTATGGGCTGGCTGTCTGATAAATTTGGCCGTAAACCTATTATTGTTGCCGGCTTAATCATGTTTGCCATCGGATCTGTGATTGCGGCGCTGGCTGAGTCAATTTATTGGGTAACCGCAGGCCGAGCCCTGCAAGGGATGGGTGCCATTGCAAGTGCTTTACTGGCCCTGGCTTCTGATCTGAGTCGCGATGAGCAAAGGCCAAAAGTCATGGCTGTGATTGGCATGTGTATCGGCATGAGCTTTGCTGTGGCAATGCTTTTAGGCCCAATGGTTGCCGCGGCGTTTGGCATTGCGGGGATCTTCTGGCTGACCGCCGCGTTGGCATTGCTGGGGATTGGGATCGTTTTGTTTATAGTGCCTGGCGCTGTAAATCGCGCACCAAAAGGAGATACCGTCGCCAGCATGGCGGATATTCGTAAACTGGTGCGCCATCCGCAGCTGGTCAGACTGGACCTTGGGGTGTTGCTGCTACACTTAACATTGACCACCTTGTTTGTTGCGCTTCCGGGCCAGCTTATTGCCGACGGCTTAGCCGCGCAAGATCACTGGCAATTGTATATTCCGGTTTTATTACTCGCGTTTGTTTTGATGGCCCCGCTGATGATAGTGGCTATCCGCAAACAAAAAGAGAAGCAGGTATTTTTAGCGTCGATTGTGCTGCTGGTGGTGAGCACACTGGCGCTGATCCCGGCGGCAAATTCGTTGATCGGCATTGCAGTAGCAATGACAGTGTATTTTATTGCTTTTAACTTTCTGGAGGCAACGATGCCTGCGTTGGTATCGCGCATTGCACCTGCCACTCAAAAAGGCTCGGCGATGGGGGTCTTTTCCTCCTCGCAGTTTTTTGGTGCATTTGCGGGTGGTGTGATGGGCGGCTACCTGGCCCAGCATTTTAATCCTCAAACTGTGTTTGCTGCGGCTGCGGCAATTGGGGTAATATGGCTATTTATTGCGTGGCGTATGCAAATCCCGGTGCGAAGTAAAACACTCAGTTTTGTTACTGAGGTTGATGAGCCTGAAAAAGCCGATGCTTTGGCGGATCAGCTGGTCGCATTACCCGGGGTCATCGAAGCGACCGTTGTCAGTGAAGAAAATCGTACCTACTTGAAAGTAAACGATAAAGAATTTGATTTAAACCAAGCAAAGCAAGCCCTGGGCTTGCGCTAG
- the ssb gene encoding single-stranded DNA-binding protein, with protein sequence MARGVNKVILVGNLGQDPEVRYMPNGNGVANISIATTDSWKDKNTGQMQERTEWHRVVLFGKLAEVAGEYLRKGSQVYIEGRLQTRKWTDQGGQERYTTEIVVDMGGQMQMLGGRGEQSGGQYQGGQQGGQNYGQSNYGNNANQGGQSQYGQQQQGGFAPQQSQQPQHNQQQSGGFGGGQSMGQQPQHNAPAQGGFAPQQGNAGGSASSNASGSASNPMEPPIDFDDDIPF encoded by the coding sequence ATGGCACGCGGTGTAAACAAAGTTATTTTGGTTGGTAATTTAGGCCAAGATCCTGAAGTACGTTATATGCCTAACGGAAACGGCGTAGCGAACATCAGTATTGCAACGACCGACAGTTGGAAAGACAAAAACACAGGTCAGATGCAAGAGCGCACTGAATGGCATCGTGTTGTGCTATTCGGTAAGCTGGCAGAGGTAGCAGGTGAGTACCTGCGTAAAGGCTCACAAGTCTATATTGAAGGTCGCTTACAGACGCGTAAGTGGACAGATCAAGGTGGTCAGGAACGTTACACCACAGAGATCGTTGTTGATATGGGTGGTCAGATGCAAATGTTGGGCGGCCGCGGTGAACAAAGTGGCGGCCAGTACCAGGGTGGTCAACAGGGCGGCCAAAACTATGGCCAGTCCAACTATGGCAATAATGCGAATCAGGGCGGTCAGTCTCAGTACGGACAACAGCAACAAGGTGGATTCGCGCCTCAGCAGTCTCAACAGCCTCAGCATAATCAACAGCAAAGCGGTGGGTTTGGCGGTGGTCAGTCAATGGGACAGCAACCGCAGCATAATGCGCCTGCTCAAGGTGGGTTTGCCCCTCAGCAAGGTAATGCAGGTGGCAGTGCCAGCAGCAATGCAAGTGGTAGCGCTAGTAACCCAATGGAACCGCCCATTGACTTTGATGACGATATTCCTTTCTGA
- a CDS encoding serine hydrolase domain-containing protein yields the protein MARMKYTLLLPLIVCSFASISNEVQLKPIHKTAPTASAKEAIIQHWRQPEINREFWDISVLPQAFIDVKPAPRNDGLAVGELGIDGGKKATILALADELAKGQHGNYDSLLIHHKGKLVFESYYLRGRVDLSHPQSSVTKAYTGMLLGRAIQLGYLSMDDLDKPVAGFLNKLDTKKFVDGASHITLHQALTMTTGLRISDAIRKSLLERPELVTAQKEIQFLFEHSAPITPESKGFYYDIGPQLIMQVLAAVVPGNIETFIKTELLGQLNITNFAWKTAPSGLPESIWRSSLTSRDMIKMGILAANKGKWQGKQIINRDFMTRSTSKLFTTGDDEIFGDGKDVSNQGYGYYWWSSDLQYKDKKYSSVSAQGGGGIYIILIEELDLIIAITAHHVDHATQQIVAEQIVPAFID from the coding sequence ATGGCTCGCATGAAATACACTCTGCTACTGCCTTTGATTGTCTGTAGCTTTGCAAGCATCAGTAATGAAGTACAGTTAAAGCCAATACATAAAACGGCACCCACAGCCAGCGCTAAGGAAGCAATCATACAACACTGGAGACAACCTGAAATAAATCGTGAATTTTGGGACATCTCGGTACTGCCACAAGCGTTCATTGATGTTAAGCCTGCCCCAAGAAACGATGGCTTAGCCGTTGGTGAGCTGGGCATTGATGGCGGTAAAAAAGCCACTATTCTTGCACTGGCTGATGAGCTTGCCAAAGGACAGCATGGAAATTATGACAGCCTCTTAATTCACCACAAAGGCAAGCTAGTATTTGAGTCATATTACCTCAGGGGGCGCGTAGATTTATCTCACCCCCAATCATCCGTTACTAAAGCTTACACAGGCATGTTGCTTGGCCGTGCCATTCAACTGGGTTACCTCAGCATGGATGATTTAGACAAACCCGTGGCAGGTTTCCTGAACAAACTGGACACCAAAAAATTTGTTGATGGTGCAAGCCATATTACATTACACCAGGCTTTAACCATGACAACAGGTCTTAGGATCAGCGATGCAATCCGTAAGTCTTTGCTCGAACGCCCTGAATTAGTCACAGCTCAAAAGGAAATTCAATTTCTTTTCGAACACAGCGCCCCCATAACACCTGAGTCAAAAGGCTTTTACTACGATATTGGTCCTCAGCTTATTATGCAGGTACTTGCGGCTGTAGTCCCCGGCAATATTGAAACATTCATTAAGACAGAATTATTGGGGCAATTAAACATCACGAATTTTGCCTGGAAAACTGCACCGAGTGGCTTGCCCGAATCGATATGGCGGTCAAGTTTAACATCCAGAGACATGATTAAAATGGGCATACTTGCAGCAAATAAGGGCAAATGGCAAGGCAAGCAAATAATCAACCGTGATTTTATGACCAGATCCACCAGTAAACTTTTCACCACGGGAGATGATGAGATTTTCGGAGATGGCAAAGATGTCTCTAATCAGGGTTATGGCTATTATTGGTGGAGTTCAGATCTTCAGTACAAGGATAAGAAATATTCGAGTGTCTCAGCACAAGGCGGAGGAGGCATATACATCATTTTAATAGAAGAATTAGACCTAATTATTGCCATAACGGCGCATCACGTGGACCATGCCACACAACAAATTGTCGCTGAACAGATTGTGCCTGCCTTTATCGATTAG
- a CDS encoding PadR family transcriptional regulator, whose protein sequence is MSEKDKFLGEFEQMTMLALLQLDDEAYGAAIRQLLAEQVNRNVAIGALYSTLERLERKGMVESRLGEATAQRGGRAKRYFKVTAQGHSALKRARQAMDTLWQGLSVRHALCQEGEL, encoded by the coding sequence ATGTCTGAAAAAGATAAATTCTTAGGTGAATTCGAACAAATGACGATGCTTGCATTACTGCAGCTTGACGATGAAGCGTATGGTGCAGCGATTAGACAACTATTGGCAGAACAAGTGAATCGCAATGTCGCCATTGGCGCACTTTATTCAACATTGGAGCGATTAGAGCGTAAAGGAATGGTGGAATCACGGCTGGGTGAAGCCACAGCGCAGCGAGGAGGACGAGCAAAACGCTATTTCAAAGTGACAGCACAAGGCCACAGTGCACTTAAACGTGCCAGACAGGCCATGGACACTTTATGGCAAGGACTCTCTGTTCGACATGCTTTATGCCAGGAGGGGGAGCTATGA
- a CDS encoding EAL domain-containing protein encodes MRRLIKADKEVFTGWGVRSVIVVVWLLVNGALWQFTHAQIVQQAGQLQSHFAQLDATVSSDRVSEFSTLVHHYGFADEGQTSSLWLWVTESVKFQFADTELLLSPAPIMQDCLPVVLFMNCLMLVAGYLLSRWMGSLSRAELSAAQARAITSELSPDAQTKAVEASRKVSVFAMLKWRQTLPEELDPQSHFSVTLARCFSKYERCSCKYLSSGALVMTLAPVDKVDVDALARRIHEVVYQALLTFRPDLSRSAVKCGVCFYTKGADQAMVYQVVRSALSIAQSNVWQHVHVMPLNHTLSTSLRRAESEIMDDIKAGRFMLFFQPLFGFAQQDVIQSEALLRVRHRSLGLMSAGQFIHKIHRAEHLMLLDKTILRHALNALVKEPAGFSVSVNLHVLNWSNVEFIDWLREQVMTSGRTSDIAFELALQDFYQHEEYCCQVLTGVSEAGCRFVLDHVNAPLKLEALRRFGQVTALKLAFELIHEVHHSAKRRSVVRQIVAQAKELGVPVYAVGVETREEFECITKLGVDGAQGYYFSAPLLQLEQSL; translated from the coding sequence ATGCGTCGATTAATAAAAGCTGACAAAGAAGTCTTTACCGGGTGGGGTGTACGCTCGGTGATTGTGGTTGTCTGGCTACTAGTCAATGGCGCGTTATGGCAATTCACTCATGCACAGATAGTTCAGCAAGCGGGCCAGTTACAAAGCCACTTCGCGCAATTAGACGCGACCGTGAGTAGTGATCGGGTCAGTGAGTTTTCTACCCTGGTACATCATTATGGGTTTGCAGATGAAGGACAGACATCCAGTCTCTGGCTTTGGGTGACAGAAAGCGTTAAATTTCAGTTTGCTGATACAGAGCTACTACTTTCTCCCGCACCTATTATGCAAGACTGTTTACCAGTTGTCTTGTTTATGAACTGTTTGATGTTGGTCGCGGGATATTTACTCTCCAGGTGGATGGGCAGTCTCTCTCGCGCAGAACTGTCTGCCGCACAAGCTCGGGCTATTACCTCTGAATTATCCCCAGATGCCCAGACTAAAGCAGTAGAAGCGAGCCGTAAGGTGTCTGTTTTCGCAATGCTGAAGTGGCGTCAAACCTTGCCAGAAGAGCTGGATCCGCAAAGTCATTTTAGTGTGACGCTGGCCCGCTGTTTCTCAAAGTACGAGCGCTGTTCATGTAAGTATTTATCCTCTGGTGCGTTGGTGATGACATTAGCACCCGTTGATAAAGTAGATGTTGATGCACTGGCTAGGCGGATCCATGAAGTGGTGTACCAGGCCTTACTCACATTTCGCCCTGATCTGTCGCGCAGTGCAGTGAAATGTGGCGTGTGTTTTTATACCAAAGGTGCAGATCAGGCAATGGTATATCAGGTCGTTCGTTCTGCGCTGAGTATTGCGCAAAGTAACGTCTGGCAACATGTTCATGTTATGCCATTGAATCATACTTTGAGCACCAGTTTGCGTCGGGCGGAAAGTGAGATTATGGATGACATCAAAGCCGGGCGATTTATGTTGTTCTTTCAGCCGTTATTTGGCTTTGCGCAACAAGATGTGATCCAAAGCGAAGCATTACTACGGGTGCGCCACCGATCACTGGGGTTGATGTCTGCGGGGCAATTTATTCATAAAATTCATCGGGCAGAGCATCTGATGCTGCTGGATAAGACCATTTTACGTCATGCACTCAACGCGCTCGTAAAAGAACCCGCTGGCTTTTCTGTGAGTGTAAACCTGCATGTCCTTAACTGGAGCAATGTGGAGTTCATTGACTGGTTGCGTGAACAAGTGATGACCTCGGGTCGGACAAGTGACATTGCTTTTGAGCTGGCACTTCAGGATTTTTACCAGCATGAAGAGTATTGTTGTCAGGTACTGACGGGCGTGTCTGAAGCTGGGTGTCGGTTTGTTCTGGACCATGTCAATGCGCCATTAAAACTTGAAGCTCTGCGCCGGTTTGGTCAAGTGACGGCACTCAAACTGGCATTTGAGCTCATTCATGAAGTGCACCATTCTGCGAAGCGGCGCAGTGTTGTGCGTCAAATTGTTGCTCAGGCCAAAGAACTCGGCGTGCCGGTTTATGCGGTGGGTGTAGAAACCAGAGAAGAATTTGAGTGTATTACAAAGCTGGGTGTGGATGGCGCGCAGGGTTATTACTTTAGCGCGCCATTGTTACAGCTGGAGCAAAGCCTGTAA
- a CDS encoding 1-aminocyclopropane-1-carboxylate deaminase/D-cysteine desulfhydrase, whose amino-acid sequence MDKLDFPESPIQQIRAPELDAAGVSLHIKRDDLLHPTIQGNKWRKLKYNLKAMKQAQKSALLTFAGPFSNHLYATAMACKQFGIQGSAIIRGPQLDQNNPTIRFANACDITLHAVSRQEYRLRNDPDYLAQLQHRFPDTFIVPEGGSNQYALQGCQELAQSLPESNFVCCAVGSGGTLAGMLDGLSSDCQLLGISVLKGAQYLNNEVQRLNPHAAQHTNWQILHDYHDGGYGKFSASLWQFCLRMRKQHALPLEPIYTGKLMYALWQLIAHGYFPRGSHVIAIHSGGLQGLDGLRYRKLI is encoded by the coding sequence ATGGATAAGCTTGATTTTCCTGAATCGCCAATACAACAGATCCGCGCGCCAGAACTCGACGCTGCGGGTGTTTCACTGCACATCAAACGCGATGATCTGCTCCATCCAACAATCCAGGGAAACAAGTGGCGCAAGCTCAAATATAACCTCAAAGCAATGAAGCAAGCACAAAAGTCAGCCTTGCTCACTTTTGCCGGTCCCTTTTCCAACCATCTTTATGCGACAGCCATGGCCTGTAAACAATTTGGGATCCAGGGAAGTGCCATTATCCGAGGCCCACAACTGGACCAGAACAACCCGACTATCCGCTTTGCCAATGCCTGTGACATAACGCTGCATGCAGTTTCTCGTCAGGAATATAGATTACGCAATGACCCCGATTATCTGGCACAGTTGCAACACCGATTTCCAGACACTTTTATCGTTCCCGAAGGGGGCAGTAATCAATATGCCCTGCAAGGTTGTCAGGAACTGGCTCAGAGCCTGCCTGAAAGTAATTTTGTATGCTGCGCGGTCGGAAGCGGCGGCACATTGGCAGGAATGCTTGACGGGCTAAGTAGCGACTGTCAGTTGCTTGGGATCAGTGTATTAAAAGGGGCCCAGTACCTTAATAATGAAGTACAGAGGTTAAACCCGCATGCGGCACAGCACACCAACTGGCAGATTTTACATGACTATCATGACGGCGGTTACGGAAAATTTTCAGCCTCGCTGTGGCAATTTTGTCTGCGTATGCGCAAGCAACATGCACTACCGCTGGAACCTATCTACACCGGCAAGCTAATGTATGCCTTGTGGCAACTCATTGCGCATGGGTATTTTCCACGTGGCAGCCACGTTATCGCTATCCACAGCGGCGGGCTGCAAGGCTTAGACGGCCTGCGCTACCGTAAACTCATCTAG